A region from the Riemerella anatipestifer genome encodes:
- a CDS encoding 4'-phosphopantetheinyl transferase family protein, producing the protein MPLYKEFSTKEIAVLVWKHDEQKEVWHEEIDTQSKISIKKQYERLMVRRMLNSALPLHQLFYLEDGTPYLEPSSAFISISHSYPYAVLAISPKKIGVDIEKKSDKLVSLKEKILYPSEKIWVSSQDEESYLTALWTIKESLYKIHSAKYWSFREHYEVLPFSLDNLSSVECKVFNNPTDNADTYRAKLEIIDEDYYLAVVEEA; encoded by the coding sequence ATGCCTCTTTACAAAGAGTTTTCTACGAAAGAAATAGCTGTTCTTGTTTGGAAACACGATGAACAAAAGGAGGTATGGCATGAGGAAATAGATACTCAATCTAAAATTTCAATAAAAAAACAATACGAACGACTGATGGTAAGGAGAATGCTCAATTCGGCATTGCCTCTCCATCAGTTGTTTTATTTGGAAGACGGAACACCCTACTTGGAGCCTTCTTCTGCGTTTATTTCAATCAGTCATTCATATCCTTATGCGGTTTTGGCAATATCTCCTAAAAAAATAGGCGTGGATATAGAAAAGAAATCTGATAAATTGGTTAGTTTAAAGGAGAAAATACTCTATCCTTCTGAAAAAATTTGGGTTTCTTCCCAAGATGAAGAATCTTACCTGACGGCATTATGGACGATTAAGGAGAGTTTATATAAAATCCATTCGGCTAAATATTGGTCTTTTAGAGAGCATTATGAAGTACTTCCTTTTTCTTTGGATAATCTATCTTCGGTGGAATGTAAGGTTTTTAATAACCCAACCGATAACGCGGATACATACAGAGCAAAGTTGGAAATTATAGATGAAGATTATTACTTAGCCGTAGTAGAGGAAGCGTAG